In the Gossypium arboreum isolate Shixiya-1 chromosome 10, ASM2569848v2, whole genome shotgun sequence genome, one interval contains:
- the LOC108487087 gene encoding probable aldo-keto reductase 2 isoform X1 — MAATKLGRIKLGSQGLEVSAQGLGCMGMSAFYGPPKPEPDMIALIHHAINSGVTFLDTSDVYGPHTNEILLGKALKDGVRNKVELATKFGIDYTDGKREIRGDPVYVRAACEGSLKRLGVDCIDLYYQHRVDTRVPIEVTIGELKKLVEEGKVKYIGLSEASASTIRRAHAVHPITAVQLEWSLWSRDVEADIIPTCRELGIGIVAYSPLGRGFFSSGPKMMETLSEGDFRKYLPRFQPENLEHNKRLYERVNEIAVKKGCTPSQLALAWVHHQGNDVCPIPGTTKIENFNQNIGALSVKLTPEEMAELESIASAGSVKGDRYGGTIATYYESDTPPLSSWKP, encoded by the exons ATGGCCGCCACAAAGCTTGGGAGGATCAAGCTGGGTTCTCAGGGCCTGGAAGTGTCGGCACAAGGCCTTGGATGCATGGGGATGTCAGCTTTCTATGGTCCTCCAAAGCCTGAACCCGACATGATAGCTCTCATCCACCATGCTATTAACTCTGGAGTTACATTTCTTGACACCTCTGATGTTTACGGCCCACATACCAATGAAATCCTTCTTGGTAAGGCCCTAAAAGATGGTGTAAGAAACAAGGTTGAGTTGGCTACTAAGTTCGGTATCGATTATACTGATGGGAAAAGGGAAATCCGGGGTGACCCTGTTTATGTAAGGGCTGCTTGTGAAGGTAGCTTGAAACGTCTTGGTGTTGATTGCATTGATCTTTATTATCAGCATCGGGTGGATACAAGGGTTCCCATTGAAGTCACG ATTGGAGAACTGAAGAAATTAGTTGAAGAAGGTAAAGTGAAGTACATAGGTTTATCCGAGGCTTCTGCATCGACCATTAGGAGGGCTCATGCGGTTCATCCAATAACTGCTGTGCAATTGGAGTGGTCATTGTGGTCTAGGGATGTTGAGGCTGACATAATTCCTACTTGCAG GGAACTTGGGATTGGCATTGTTGCTTACAGTCCTCTGGGGAGAGGGTTCTTTTCATCTGGCCCCAAAATGATGGAAACTTTGTCCGAAGGTGACTTTAGAAAG TATCTCCCAAGGTTCCAGCCAGAAAATCTGGAGCATAACAAACGCCTGTACGAGCGAGTTAATGAGATAGCAGTGAAGAAGGGATGCACCCCATCACAACTTGCATTGGCCTGGGTCCATCACCAAGGGAACGATGTCTGTCCCATTCCTGGAACTACCAAGATCGAAAACTTCAATCAGAACATTGGAGCTTTGTCCGTGAAATTAACACCCGAAGAGATGGCAGAGCTAGAATCCATTGCTTCAGCAGGTTCAGTGAAGGGAGACCGATATGGTGGCACTATCGCAACCTACTATGAATCGGATACTCCTCCCTTGTCTTCATGGAAACCTTAA
- the LOC108487087 gene encoding IN2-2 protein-like isoform X2, with protein MAATKLGRIKLGSQGLEVSAQGLGCMGMSAFYGPPKPEPDMIALIHHAINSGVTFLDTSDVYGPHTNEILLGKALKDGVRNKVELATKFGIDYTDGKREIRGDPVYVRAACEGSLKRLGVDCIDLYYQHRVDTRVPIEVTIGELKKLVEEGKVKYIGLSEASASTIRRAHAVHPITAVQLEWSLWSRDVEADIIPTCRELGIGIVAYSPLGRGFFSSGPKMMETLSEGDFRKRKGWCCMR; from the exons ATGGCCGCCACAAAGCTTGGGAGGATCAAGCTGGGTTCTCAGGGCCTGGAAGTGTCGGCACAAGGCCTTGGATGCATGGGGATGTCAGCTTTCTATGGTCCTCCAAAGCCTGAACCCGACATGATAGCTCTCATCCACCATGCTATTAACTCTGGAGTTACATTTCTTGACACCTCTGATGTTTACGGCCCACATACCAATGAAATCCTTCTTGGTAAGGCCCTAAAAGATGGTGTAAGAAACAAGGTTGAGTTGGCTACTAAGTTCGGTATCGATTATACTGATGGGAAAAGGGAAATCCGGGGTGACCCTGTTTATGTAAGGGCTGCTTGTGAAGGTAGCTTGAAACGTCTTGGTGTTGATTGCATTGATCTTTATTATCAGCATCGGGTGGATACAAGGGTTCCCATTGAAGTCACG ATTGGAGAACTGAAGAAATTAGTTGAAGAAGGTAAAGTGAAGTACATAGGTTTATCCGAGGCTTCTGCATCGACCATTAGGAGGGCTCATGCGGTTCATCCAATAACTGCTGTGCAATTGGAGTGGTCATTGTGGTCTAGGGATGTTGAGGCTGACATAATTCCTACTTGCAG GGAACTTGGGATTGGCATTGTTGCTTACAGTCCTCTGGGGAGAGGGTTCTTTTCATCTGGCCCCAAAATGATGGAAACTTTGTCCGAAGGTGACTTTAGAAAG AGAAAGGGCTGGTGCTGTATGAGATAA
- the LOC128282367 gene encoding probable aldo-keto reductase 3 has translation MNFHLLQYLPRFQPENLEHNKRLYERVNEIAVKKGCTPSQLALAWVHHQGNDVCPIPGTTKIENFNQNIGALSVKLTPEEMAELESIASAGSVKGDRYGGTIATYYESDTPPLSSWKP, from the coding sequence ATGAATTTTCATTTGTTGCAGTATCTCCCAAGGTTCCAGCCAGAAAATCTGGAGCATAACAAACGCCTGTACGAGCGAGTTAATGAGATAGCAGTGAAGAAGGGATGCACCCCATCACAACTTGCATTGGCCTGGGTCCATCACCAAGGGAACGATGTCTGTCCCATTCCTGGAACTACCAAGATCGAAAACTTCAATCAGAACATTGGAGCTTTGTCCGTGAAATTAACACCCGAAGAGATGGCAGAGCTAGAATCCATTGCTTCAGCAGGTTCAGTGAAGGGAGACCGATATGGTGGCACTATCGCAACCTACTATGAATCGGATACTCCTCCCTTGTCTTCATGGAAACCTTAA